A single window of Cottoperca gobio chromosome 9, fCotGob3.1, whole genome shotgun sequence DNA harbors:
- the LOC115013448 gene encoding tumor necrosis factor receptor superfamily member 16-like, protein MKFCRPSKGPDPHVVVAVAPAAAVAPPISRAALCFWVWFFFLLHYELTDAFPQSDLDCRDDEYKSGSLCCLNCPAGTRTTSPCRTGVRGQCEECDDGTFTAYGNGLKHCFKCIQCRPDEEAVSPCTHTQDAQCRCKSGRFCDPNEPCEVCKKCTSCGEDEETVRNCTSTTNRECKKVQTKSDSASANPSMIGLLCVLAVLVIVVLIAVLHWVKRRRRASDSPRNLPEDGKAGQNLSDSGPTDGRRQSCSNLIPVRIKSSVRTEDEREVLCESLSSSSSNSQHSLTGLYASASSAPPPPSHPHAATQAAQHEGEESLRQCFLHFEDIDFDLLKRFFRQLEISDNVIKSKDKEQIPYEDKIHDLLNIWVEKEGRCATLNNLLKALLDLNQRRTAEIVRQKALDSGHYTCEG, encoded by the exons ATGAAGTTCTGCCGTCCCTCTAAGGGTCCCGAccctcatgttgttgttgctgtggctcctgcagcagctgtggcCCCGCCCATCTCAC GAGCGGCTCTGTGTTTCTG ggtttggtttttttttctgttgcacTACGAACTCACGGACGCTTTTCCGCAGTCTGACCTCGACTGCAGAGACGACGAATACAAGAGCGGCTCCCTCTGCTGTTTGAACTGCCCCGCTG gaacACGTACTACATCGCCCTGCAGAACAGGAGTGCGGGGGCAGTGTGAGGAATGTGACGATGGGACATTCACCGCGTATGGAAACGGACTAAAGCATTGTTTCAAGTGCATACAGTGTCGCCCAG ATGAGGAAGCTGTAAGCCCGTGCACTCACACTCAAGATGCACAATGTCGCTGCAAATCTGGAAGATTCTGTGATCCTAACGAACCATGTGAAGTGTGCAAAAAGTGCACAAG TTGCGGAGAAGATGAAGAGACGGTGAGGAACTGCACCTCCACCACCAACAGAGAGTGCAAGAAGGTCCAGACCAAATCTGACTCTGCTTCAG caaACCCCTCAATGATTGGGCTACTCTGTGTTCTTGCGGTTCTTGTGATTGTTGTTTTGATCGCTGTGCTCCATTGGGTGAAGAGACGTCGTCGAGCATCAG ACTCTCCGAGAAATCTACCTGAAGATGGGAAAGCTGGACAG aacCTCAGCGACAGCGGTCCCACTGATGGAAGGAGGCAGAGCTGCTCAAATCTGATCCCGGTGAGAATCAAATCCTCCGTCCGTACGGAGGATGAGCGCGAGGTGCTGTGTGAAAGCTTGAGCAGCTCATCCAGTAACTCCCAGCACAGCCTCACTGGTCTGTACGCTTCCGCCAGCTCCGCACCCCCCCCTCCGAGCCATCCCCATGCAGCCACCCAGGCAGCCCAACATGAGG gtgaaGAGTCTCTGAGGCAATGCTTTCTGCATTTTGAAGACATAGACTTCGACCTCCTCAAGAGATTCTTCCGTCAACTTGAGATTTCCGACAACGTGATcaaaagcaaagacaaagagCAGATTCCCTACGAAGACAAGATCCACGACTTGCTGAACATCTGGGTGGAGAAAGAGGGCAGATGCGCCACTTTAAACAACCTGCTGAAAGCTTTACTGGATCTGAACCAGAGGAGGACGGCAGAGATTGTCAGGCAGAAGGCTCTGGACTCCGGTCACTACACGTGTGAGGGTTAA